One genomic region from Actinocatenispora thailandica encodes:
- a CDS encoding ABC transporter permease, whose protein sequence is MNRIIRSELLKVRSTSLWWLMLIGVLAFTAIAIAYNMLGSYVQLNPDSFGANAADMHVDKASIAANLYTSGQYFGTLLAMVFGILIFTNEFFHQTATATFLATPKRTRVVGGKLIVAILVGVVIALITTVLAVPSGLGFLASQHVDTFLGDGTVLKSIGLNWLAFAIWAVFGLGIGALLRSQILSVIVGLVAMLVGQTVIQIGLALLASYFHQDWLGKVSYWLPSGASSVMTSPAGAGGIAWWAGALTLLGYGVLAAVIGTLITRRRDIS, encoded by the coding sequence ATGAACCGGATCATTCGCAGCGAGCTGCTCAAGGTGCGCAGCACCAGCCTGTGGTGGCTGATGCTGATCGGCGTCCTCGCGTTCACCGCGATCGCGATCGCCTACAACATGCTCGGCAGCTACGTGCAGCTGAACCCGGACTCGTTCGGCGCCAACGCCGCGGACATGCACGTGGACAAGGCGAGCATCGCGGCCAACCTCTACACCTCCGGCCAGTACTTCGGCACCCTGCTGGCGATGGTGTTCGGGATCCTGATCTTCACCAACGAGTTCTTCCACCAGACCGCGACCGCGACGTTCCTGGCCACCCCGAAGCGCACCCGGGTGGTCGGCGGCAAGCTGATCGTGGCGATCCTGGTCGGCGTGGTCATCGCGCTGATCACCACCGTGCTCGCGGTGCCGTCCGGGTTGGGCTTCCTGGCCAGCCAGCACGTCGACACGTTCCTCGGCGACGGCACGGTGCTCAAGTCGATCGGGCTCAACTGGCTGGCGTTCGCGATCTGGGCGGTGTTCGGCCTGGGCATCGGCGCGCTGCTGCGCAGCCAGATCCTGTCGGTGATCGTCGGGCTGGTCGCGATGCTGGTCGGCCAGACGGTGATCCAGATCGGCCTGGCGCTGCTCGCGTCGTACTTCCACCAGGACTGGCTGGGCAAGGTGTCGTACTGGCTGCCCAGCGGCGCCTCGTCGGTGATGACCTCCCCGGCCGGCGCGGGCGGCATCGCCTGGTGGGCCGGCGCACTGACGCTGCTCGGCTACGGCGTGCTCGCGGCCGTGATCGGCACCCTGATCACCCGCCGCCGCGACATCAGCTGA
- a CDS encoding multifunctional oxoglutarate decarboxylase/oxoglutarate dehydrogenase thiamine pyrophosphate-binding subunit/dihydrolipoyllysine-residue succinyltransferase subunit, which produces MYQRYLSDPSSVDPAWHEFFADYKPASDTGTTSASSAGSNGTAPADAGPATSGSNGTAASSNGSVATASAPARPAPGGTAQPQPAPAAPAAKPAAPKPATAPQPADGTTSKTIRGVAAKIVSNMDASLTIPTATSVRAVPAKLMADNRIVINNHLARSRGGKVSFTHLIGFAVVRALAGYPEMNNSYSVVDGKPTLVTPEHVNLGLAIDLAKPDGSRTLIVPSIKHTETMDFRQFWVAYEDLVRRARKNELTMEDHAGSTISLTNPGGIGTVHSVPRLTGGQGTIIGVGAMEYPAEYAGMSDEELAKLAISKVITLTSTYDHRIIQGAVSGEFLKRVHELLLGGDGFYDEVFTALRVPTEPVRWVRDTARSADGQIEKNARVIELIEAYRVHGHLMADTDPLEYHIRKNPNLDILQHGLTLWDLDRMFPVGGFAGKQKMKLRDILGVLRDSYCRRVGVEYMHIQDPEERRWLQDRVEVKQPAPSTDEQKHILGRLNVAEAFETFLATKYVGQKRFSLEGGETLIPLLDGILRDSATEGMDEVVIGMAHRGRLNVLANIVGKPYEKIFSEFEGNIDPKSVQGSGDVKYHLGMVGKFTTPDGQHSTTVSVAANPSHLETVDPVLEGIVRAKQDRIDLKLEGYTVLPVAVHGDAAFAGQGVVAETLNLSQLRGYRTGGTVHVVVNNQVGFTTSPEYSRSSLYSTDVARMIQAPIFHVNGDDPEACVRVARLAFEYRQTFNKDVVIDMVCYRRRGHNEGDDPAMTQPLMYKIIDNKRSVRKLYTEELIGRGDLTLAEAEEALKDFHDQLDTVFKATKEAAKTTKQLPRKREPEPEPVVATATDAATIERIGRIHEELPDGFVPNPRVAKILKRRIAMATEGNIDWAMGELIAFGSLLTQGVGVRLSGQDSRRGTFVQRHSVVVDANTGAEFTPLTHLGDDQARFFVQDSLLSEYAAMGFEYGYSVETPDALVAWEAQYGDFANGAQSVIDEFISSGEAKWGQQTSVTLLLPHGLEGQGPDHSSGRIERYLQMCADDNMRVAVPTTPASYFHLLRRQGLTPKRKPLIVFTPKVLLRHKLAVSSIADFTSGTFQPVLADPGIKGQPLDANGVKRVLLCSGKVFYDLLEAREQRGLTDVAIVRIEQLYPLPIEETRAALAGYPNAEDFVWVQDEPANQGAWSHIALNLLEHLDGVRLRRISRPAAAAPAAGSNKVHGWEQQALIEAALPTPQ; this is translated from the coding sequence ATGTACCAGCGGTACCTGTCCGACCCCTCCAGCGTCGACCCCGCGTGGCACGAGTTCTTCGCCGACTACAAGCCGGCCTCCGACACCGGCACCACGTCCGCCAGCTCCGCCGGCAGCAACGGTACGGCCCCCGCCGACGCCGGCCCGGCCACCTCCGGCAGCAACGGTACGGCCGCCAGCAGCAACGGCAGCGTCGCCACGGCGAGCGCGCCGGCCCGCCCGGCCCCGGGCGGTACCGCCCAGCCGCAGCCGGCCCCGGCCGCGCCCGCCGCGAAGCCGGCCGCGCCGAAGCCCGCCACCGCACCGCAGCCGGCCGACGGCACCACCAGCAAGACCATCCGCGGCGTCGCCGCCAAGATCGTCAGCAACATGGACGCGTCGCTGACCATCCCGACCGCGACCAGCGTGCGGGCCGTGCCGGCCAAGCTGATGGCCGACAACCGCATCGTGATCAACAACCACCTGGCCCGGTCCCGCGGCGGCAAGGTGAGCTTCACCCACCTGATCGGCTTCGCGGTGGTGCGCGCGCTGGCCGGCTACCCGGAGATGAACAACTCCTACTCGGTGGTCGACGGCAAGCCGACCCTGGTCACCCCCGAGCACGTCAACCTCGGGCTGGCGATCGACCTGGCCAAGCCGGACGGGTCGCGCACCCTCATCGTGCCGAGCATCAAGCACACCGAGACGATGGACTTCCGGCAGTTCTGGGTGGCCTACGAGGACCTCGTCCGCCGGGCCCGGAAGAACGAGCTGACCATGGAGGACCACGCCGGCTCCACGATCTCGCTGACCAACCCCGGCGGCATCGGTACGGTGCACTCGGTGCCACGGTTGACCGGCGGCCAGGGCACCATCATCGGCGTCGGCGCGATGGAGTACCCGGCGGAGTACGCCGGGATGTCCGACGAGGAGCTGGCCAAGCTCGCCATCAGCAAGGTCATCACGCTGACCTCGACGTACGACCACCGGATCATCCAGGGTGCGGTGTCCGGCGAGTTCCTGAAGCGGGTGCACGAGCTGCTGCTCGGCGGTGACGGCTTCTACGACGAGGTGTTCACCGCGCTGCGGGTGCCGACCGAGCCGGTGCGCTGGGTGCGTGACACCGCGCGCAGCGCCGACGGCCAGATCGAGAAGAACGCCCGGGTCATCGAGCTGATCGAGGCCTACCGCGTGCACGGGCACCTGATGGCCGACACCGATCCACTCGAATACCACATCCGCAAGAACCCGAACCTGGACATCCTGCAGCACGGTCTGACCCTGTGGGACCTGGACCGGATGTTCCCGGTCGGCGGGTTCGCCGGCAAGCAGAAGATGAAGCTGCGCGACATCCTCGGCGTGCTGCGCGACTCGTACTGCCGCCGGGTCGGCGTGGAGTACATGCACATCCAGGACCCGGAGGAGCGGCGCTGGCTGCAGGACCGGGTCGAGGTGAAGCAGCCCGCCCCGTCGACCGACGAGCAGAAGCACATCCTCGGCCGGCTCAACGTGGCCGAGGCGTTCGAGACGTTCCTCGCCACCAAGTACGTGGGGCAGAAGCGGTTCAGCCTGGAGGGCGGCGAGACGCTGATCCCGCTGCTGGACGGGATCCTGCGCGACTCGGCCACCGAGGGCATGGACGAGGTCGTCATCGGCATGGCGCACCGCGGCCGGCTCAACGTGCTGGCCAACATCGTCGGCAAGCCGTACGAGAAGATCTTCAGCGAGTTCGAGGGCAACATCGACCCGAAGTCGGTGCAGGGCTCCGGTGACGTCAAGTACCACCTGGGCATGGTCGGCAAGTTCACCACGCCGGACGGGCAGCACTCGACGACCGTGTCGGTGGCCGCCAACCCCAGCCACCTGGAGACCGTCGACCCGGTGCTGGAGGGCATCGTCCGGGCCAAGCAGGACCGCATCGACCTCAAGCTCGAGGGGTACACGGTGCTCCCGGTCGCGGTGCACGGCGACGCGGCGTTCGCCGGTCAGGGCGTGGTCGCCGAGACGCTGAACCTCTCCCAGTTGCGCGGCTACCGCACCGGCGGCACCGTGCACGTGGTGGTCAACAACCAGGTCGGCTTCACCACCTCGCCGGAGTACTCGCGCTCGTCGCTCTACTCCACCGACGTGGCGCGGATGATCCAGGCGCCGATCTTCCACGTCAACGGGGACGACCCGGAGGCGTGCGTGCGGGTGGCGCGGCTGGCCTTCGAGTACCGCCAGACGTTCAACAAGGACGTCGTGATCGACATGGTCTGCTACCGCCGTCGCGGCCACAACGAGGGCGACGACCCGGCCATGACGCAGCCGCTGATGTACAAGATCATCGACAACAAGCGCTCGGTCCGCAAGCTGTACACCGAGGAGCTGATCGGCCGCGGCGACCTGACCCTGGCCGAGGCCGAGGAGGCCCTGAAGGACTTCCACGACCAGCTCGACACGGTGTTCAAGGCGACCAAGGAGGCCGCCAAGACCACCAAGCAGCTGCCCCGCAAGCGCGAGCCGGAGCCGGAGCCGGTGGTGGCCACCGCGACCGACGCGGCGACCATCGAGCGGATCGGCCGGATCCACGAGGAGCTGCCGGACGGTTTCGTACCGAACCCGCGGGTGGCCAAGATCCTCAAGCGCCGGATCGCGATGGCCACCGAGGGCAACATCGACTGGGCAATGGGCGAGCTGATCGCGTTCGGTTCGCTGCTCACCCAGGGTGTCGGGGTGCGGCTGTCCGGACAGGACTCCCGCCGCGGCACGTTCGTGCAGCGGCACTCGGTGGTGGTGGACGCCAACACCGGCGCCGAGTTCACCCCGCTGACCCACCTCGGCGACGACCAGGCCCGGTTCTTCGTGCAGGACTCGCTGCTCAGCGAGTACGCCGCGATGGGCTTCGAGTACGGCTACTCGGTCGAGACGCCGGACGCGCTGGTGGCGTGGGAGGCGCAGTACGGCGACTTCGCCAACGGCGCCCAGTCGGTCATCGACGAGTTCATCAGCTCCGGCGAGGCCAAGTGGGGCCAGCAGACGTCGGTCACGCTGCTGCTGCCGCACGGCCTGGAAGGTCAGGGCCCGGACCACTCGTCCGGCCGCATCGAGCGTTACCTGCAGATGTGCGCCGACGACAACATGCGGGTGGCGGTCCCGACCACCCCGGCCAGTTACTTCCACCTGCTGCGCCGGCAGGGGCTGACCCCGAAGCGCAAGCCGCTGATCGTGTTCACCCCGAAGGTGCTGCTGCGGCACAAGCTCGCGGTGTCGTCGATCGCCGACTTCACCAGCGGGACGTTCCAGCCGGTGCTGGCCGACCCGGGCATCAAGGGCCAGCCGCTCGACGCGAACGGCGTCAAGCGGGTGCTGCTCTGCTCCGGCAAGGTGTTCTACGACCTGCTGGAGGCGCGAGAGC
- a CDS encoding acetate/propionate family kinase, producing MRVLVVNAGSSSVKVRLLDGATAGGDDDGFSVVGSVDLPAVAGEFAVATLRQALTRLGTPDAVGHRVVHGGREFRGPVRIDDQVRADIAALRDLAPLHQDAGLAGIRAVTELLPDTPAVACFDTAFHADLPAAAATYPVPAEWRERHAVRRYGFHGLSHRYAARRAAELTGHDPATARVVSCHLGSGASLCAVAGGRSMDTTMGFTPLEGVVMSTRSGTVDPGLITWLAANTGLAVDEIGRDLEQRSGLLALAGTGDMREVLAARAAGSRAARRALDVYLHRLRAGIAAMTAALGGLDVLAFTGGIGEHAGAVRAGAAGGLGFLGVALDAARNEGAQGDADISAAGAPVRTAVVTAREDAEIAGQVRTLLTA from the coding sequence ATGCGGGTGCTGGTCGTCAACGCCGGCTCGTCGAGCGTGAAGGTACGGCTGCTCGACGGCGCCACCGCCGGCGGCGACGACGACGGCTTCTCCGTCGTCGGCAGCGTCGATCTGCCGGCCGTGGCCGGCGAGTTCGCCGTCGCGACGCTGCGCCAGGCGCTGACCCGGCTGGGTACCCCGGACGCGGTCGGGCACCGGGTGGTGCACGGCGGGCGCGAGTTCCGCGGCCCGGTCCGCATCGACGACCAGGTCCGCGCCGACATCGCCGCGCTGCGCGACCTGGCGCCGCTGCACCAGGACGCGGGCCTCGCCGGCATCCGCGCGGTCACCGAGCTGCTGCCCGACACCCCCGCGGTGGCCTGCTTCGACACCGCGTTCCACGCCGACCTGCCGGCCGCCGCCGCGACCTATCCGGTACCGGCGGAGTGGCGGGAACGCCACGCGGTGCGCCGGTACGGGTTCCACGGCCTGTCGCACCGCTACGCCGCGCGCCGGGCCGCCGAGCTGACCGGCCACGACCCGGCCACCGCCCGGGTGGTCAGCTGCCACCTCGGCTCCGGCGCGTCGCTGTGCGCGGTCGCCGGCGGTCGCTCGATGGACACCACGATGGGCTTCACCCCGCTGGAGGGCGTCGTGATGAGCACCCGGTCCGGCACCGTCGACCCCGGGCTGATCACCTGGCTCGCCGCCAACACCGGCCTGGCCGTCGACGAGATCGGCCGGGACCTGGAGCAGCGGTCCGGGCTGCTCGCCCTGGCCGGTACCGGCGACATGCGCGAGGTGCTCGCCGCCCGCGCCGCCGGCAGCCGGGCCGCCCGCCGCGCCCTCGACGTGTACCTGCACCGGCTGCGGGCCGGGATCGCCGCGATGACCGCCGCCCTGGGCGGCCTGGACGTGCTCGCGTTCACCGGCGGCATCGGCGAGCACGCCGGCGCGGTACGGGCCGGCGCGGCCGGCGGGCTCGGCTTCCTCGGCGTGGCGCTCGACGCGGCCCGCAACGAAGGCGCGCAGGGTGACGCGGACATCTCCGCCGCCGGCGCACCGGTACGCACCGCGGTGGTCACCGCGCGGGAGGACGCCGAGATCGCCGGCCAGGTCCGTACCCTGCTCACCGCCTGA
- a CDS encoding rRNA adenine N-6-methyltransferase family protein, with protein MRVPAVNPSGVHFLRDRTVIAGLLRSARPDAGDLVLELGAGPGVLTAALAGTGARVVAVERDAAFAARLRRRFAHRPVTVVQDDLRRVRLPRRPFAVVANLPFATGTATLRRLLGDPGLRLRGADLLVEWGFARRLTRPVPRDAETAGWAARYQLRIARRVPPAAFSPAPRVAAAHLVVRPRELDRRTLPVLRALLADAYRRPAAPLTAVLAAHVPGGRAHRLARSTGIAPPVLAGAVPAAAWAELAAAVVVAEPAARARSIS; from the coding sequence ATGCGTGTACCTGCAGTCAACCCGTCCGGCGTGCACTTCCTGCGCGACCGGACCGTCATCGCCGGCCTGCTGCGGTCGGCCCGGCCGGACGCCGGTGATCTCGTCCTCGAACTCGGGGCCGGCCCCGGCGTGCTGACCGCGGCGCTGGCCGGTACCGGCGCGCGGGTGGTGGCGGTGGAGCGGGACGCGGCGTTCGCGGCGCGGCTGCGGCGCCGGTTCGCGCACCGACCGGTCACCGTCGTCCAGGACGACCTGCGCCGGGTCCGGCTGCCGCGGCGCCCGTTCGCGGTGGTGGCGAACCTGCCGTTCGCCACCGGTACGGCGACGCTGCGCCGGCTGCTCGGCGACCCCGGCTTGCGGCTGCGCGGCGCCGACCTGCTGGTCGAGTGGGGGTTCGCCCGCCGGCTGACCCGGCCGGTACCGCGGGACGCGGAGACCGCCGGCTGGGCCGCCCGGTACCAGCTGCGCATCGCCCGGCGGGTGCCGCCCGCCGCGTTCTCGCCGGCACCCCGGGTGGCTGCCGCGCACCTGGTGGTCCGGCCGCGCGAGCTGGACCGGCGGACGCTGCCGGTGCTGCGCGCACTGCTGGCCGACGCGTACCGCCGGCCGGCCGCACCGCTGACCGCGGTGCTGGCCGCGCACGTGCCGGGTGGCCGGGCGCACCGGCTGGCCCGCAGTACCGGGATCGCGCCGCCGGTGCTGGCCGGTGCGGTACCCGCCGCGGCGTGGGCGGAGCTGGCCGCGGCGGTGGTTGTCGCCGAACCCGCCGCGCGCGCCCGGTCCATCTCCTAG
- a CDS encoding phosphoketolase, whose amino-acid sequence MTAVETRNGPLDESELAGLDAYWRASNYLAVGQIYLMANPLLREPLAAEHVKPRLLGHWGTTPGLNFCYTHLNRIIREREAKMIFLCGPGHGGPAVVAQSYLEGTYSELLPHIGRDTAGLATLFRQFSFPGGIPSHAAPEVPGSIHEGGELGYVLSHAHGAAFDNPDLVVAAVVGDGEAETGPLATGWHGNKFLNPATDGAVLPILHLNGYKIDNPTILARIPDHELVALLNGYGWHPHLVDGDDPATMHQLMAATLDVVFDEIATIRHDARTGAGIERPAWPMIVLRTPKGWTGPVEVDGKQVEGSYRAHQVPIPNARTNQQHRQQLEDWLLSYRPEELFDDDGRLATEIAGLAPRGQLRMSASPHANGGLLLRELRLPDFRDHAVAVPSPATTTVESTRVLGGWLRDVIAANPTNFRLFGPDETASNRLSAVYETTDKNWQATLYPSDDRLGPDGRVVEVLSEHQCQGFLEGYLLTGRHGLFDCYEAFIHIVDSMFNQHAKWLKTTLSIPWRRPVSSLNYLLSSHVWRQDHNGFSHQDPGFIDHVVNKKAEIIRVYLPPDANTLLSTMDHCLRSRHYVNVVVAGKQPQLQFLTMDEAIAHCTRGVGIWEWASTDAGDPDVVLACCGDVPTLETLAAAALLREHLPDLAVRVVNVVDLMRLQDEHEHPHGLSDTEFDALFTPDKPVILAYHGYPWLIHRLTYRRNNHGNLHVRGYKENGTTTTPFDMVMLNDLDRFHLVMDVIDRVPALRSRAAGLRQQMADARLAARAYTREHGADDPAISEWTWPY is encoded by the coding sequence GTGACGGCGGTGGAGACCCGGAACGGACCGCTGGACGAGTCCGAACTGGCCGGACTGGACGCCTACTGGCGGGCGTCGAACTACCTCGCCGTCGGGCAGATCTACCTGATGGCGAACCCGCTGCTGCGCGAGCCGCTCGCGGCCGAGCACGTCAAGCCACGGCTGCTCGGGCACTGGGGTACGACGCCCGGGCTGAACTTCTGCTACACGCACCTGAACCGGATCATCCGCGAGCGCGAGGCGAAGATGATCTTCCTGTGCGGCCCGGGGCACGGCGGCCCGGCCGTGGTCGCCCAGTCGTACCTGGAGGGCACCTACTCGGAGCTGCTGCCGCACATCGGCCGGGACACCGCGGGCCTGGCGACGCTGTTCCGGCAGTTCTCGTTCCCGGGTGGGATTCCCAGCCACGCCGCCCCGGAGGTACCGGGGTCGATCCACGAGGGCGGCGAACTCGGCTACGTGCTCTCCCACGCGCACGGCGCCGCGTTCGACAACCCCGACCTGGTGGTGGCGGCGGTGGTCGGCGACGGGGAGGCGGAGACCGGGCCGCTCGCCACCGGGTGGCACGGCAACAAGTTCCTCAACCCGGCCACCGACGGGGCGGTGCTGCCGATCCTGCACCTCAACGGGTACAAGATCGACAACCCGACGATCCTGGCCCGGATCCCGGACCACGAACTCGTCGCGCTGCTCAACGGGTACGGCTGGCACCCGCACCTGGTGGACGGGGACGACCCGGCGACGATGCACCAGCTGATGGCCGCGACGCTGGACGTGGTGTTCGACGAGATCGCCACCATCCGGCACGACGCCCGGACCGGCGCCGGCATCGAACGGCCGGCCTGGCCGATGATCGTGCTGCGCACCCCGAAGGGCTGGACCGGCCCGGTCGAGGTGGACGGCAAGCAGGTGGAGGGGTCGTACCGGGCGCACCAGGTGCCGATCCCGAACGCCCGCACCAACCAGCAGCACCGGCAGCAGCTGGAGGACTGGCTGCTGTCGTACCGGCCGGAGGAACTGTTCGACGACGACGGCCGGCTGGCGACCGAGATCGCCGGGCTGGCGCCGCGGGGTCAGCTCCGGATGAGCGCCAGCCCGCACGCCAACGGCGGCCTGCTGCTGCGGGAGCTGCGGCTGCCGGACTTCCGGGACCACGCGGTCGCGGTACCGTCGCCGGCCACCACCACGGTCGAGTCCACCCGGGTGCTCGGCGGCTGGCTGCGCGACGTGATCGCCGCGAACCCGACCAACTTCCGGTTGTTCGGCCCGGACGAGACGGCCTCCAACCGGCTGTCCGCGGTGTACGAGACCACCGACAAGAACTGGCAGGCCACGCTGTATCCGAGCGACGACCGGCTCGGGCCGGACGGCCGGGTCGTCGAGGTGCTCAGCGAGCACCAGTGCCAGGGCTTCCTGGAGGGCTACCTGCTGACCGGTCGGCACGGGCTGTTCGACTGCTACGAGGCGTTCATCCACATCGTCGACTCGATGTTCAACCAGCACGCGAAGTGGCTCAAGACCACGCTGTCGATCCCGTGGCGGCGGCCCGTCTCATCGCTGAACTACCTGCTGTCCAGCCATGTGTGGCGGCAGGACCACAACGGCTTCTCGCACCAGGACCCCGGCTTCATCGACCACGTGGTCAACAAGAAGGCCGAGATCATCCGGGTCTACCTGCCGCCGGACGCGAACACCCTGCTGTCCACGATGGACCACTGCCTGCGGTCCCGGCACTACGTCAACGTCGTGGTCGCCGGCAAGCAGCCGCAGCTGCAGTTCCTGACCATGGACGAGGCCATCGCGCACTGCACCCGCGGCGTCGGGATCTGGGAGTGGGCGTCCACCGACGCCGGCGACCCCGACGTGGTGCTCGCCTGCTGCGGCGACGTGCCCACCCTGGAGACGCTCGCCGCGGCGGCGCTGCTCCGCGAACACCTGCCGGACCTCGCGGTACGGGTGGTCAACGTGGTCGACCTGATGCGGCTGCAGGACGAGCACGAGCACCCGCACGGGCTGTCCGACACCGAGTTCGACGCGCTGTTCACCCCGGACAAGCCCGTCATCCTCGCCTACCACGGCTACCCGTGGCTGATCCACCGGCTGACCTACCGCCGCAACAACCACGGCAACCTGCACGTGCGCGGGTACAAGGAGAACGGCACCACGACCACCCCGTTCGACATGGTGATGCTCAACGACCTGGACCGGTTCCACCTGGTGATGGACGTGATCGACCGGGTACCGGCGCTGCGCAGCCGGGCCGCCGGACTCCGCCAGCAGATGGCCGACGCCCGGCTCGCCGCCCGCGCGTACACCCGCGAGCACGGCGCGGACGACCCGGCGATCAGCGAGTGGACCTGGCCGTACTGA
- a CDS encoding ABC transporter ATP-binding protein: protein MADGQIVVSGLTKQFRRVRAVDNLSFTVEPGRVTGFLGPNGAGKTTTLRMLLGLVAPTAGHATIGGQRYVDLPDPLRVVGAGLEAASFHKGRTGRDHLRVLCAAGGLPGQRADEALEMVGLTPAAKRKVKGYSLGMKQRLGIAAGMLGDPTVLIFDEPANGLDPEGIRWMRDLLSGFAKQGRTVLVSSHLLSEVQLFADDVVIIAAGQLIRQGPVSELTDADGMQRVRVRTPEPQKLLAELKAPDTAVQTEEDGALLVTGVPAAAVGHAALVAGVELHELSPQRADLERIFLELTSGKAGIR from the coding sequence ATGGCTGACGGCCAGATCGTCGTCTCCGGCCTGACGAAACAGTTTCGTCGGGTCAGAGCCGTCGACAATCTCTCGTTCACGGTGGAACCCGGTCGGGTGACCGGGTTCCTCGGCCCCAACGGGGCCGGCAAGACCACCACGCTGCGCATGCTGCTCGGCCTGGTGGCGCCGACCGCGGGCCACGCCACCATCGGTGGCCAGCGCTACGTCGACCTGCCCGACCCGCTGCGGGTCGTCGGCGCCGGGTTGGAGGCGGCGAGCTTTCACAAGGGCCGGACCGGCCGGGACCACCTGCGGGTGCTCTGCGCCGCCGGCGGCCTGCCCGGCCAGCGCGCCGACGAGGCGCTGGAGATGGTCGGGCTGACCCCGGCCGCCAAGCGCAAGGTCAAGGGCTACTCGCTGGGCATGAAGCAGCGGCTCGGCATCGCCGCCGGGATGCTCGGTGACCCGACCGTGCTGATCTTCGACGAGCCGGCCAACGGGCTGGACCCGGAGGGCATCCGGTGGATGCGGGACCTGCTGTCCGGCTTCGCCAAGCAGGGCCGCACCGTGCTGGTCTCCAGCCACCTGCTGTCCGAGGTGCAGCTGTTCGCCGACGACGTGGTGATCATCGCGGCCGGCCAGCTGATCCGGCAGGGCCCGGTGAGCGAGCTCACCGACGCCGACGGCATGCAGCGGGTTCGGGTGCGTACCCCGGAGCCGCAGAAGCTGCTCGCCGAGCTGAAGGCGCCGGACACCGCCGTGCAGACCGAGGAGGACGGCGCGCTGCTGGTCACCGGCGTTCCGGCCGCCGCGGTCGGGCACGCCGCGCTGGTCGCCGGGGTCGAGCTGCACGAGCTGTCCCCGCAGCGCGCCGACCTGGAGCGCATCTTCCTGGAACTGACCAGCGGGAAGGCGGGCATCCGATGA